The genomic region TCTCACCTTGTGAGGGAGAAAGCTCCTAAGATTTTGTTTCTCATGGAAACAAAGCAATGAGTAGCAGAGATGAAGCAGATTCAAGTTGAACTACCTTATCATTGTATGTTTGCAGTACCTAGTATTCGACGGAGTGGAGGTCTAGCATTGTTATGGAAGGAGGAAATTGACTTGCACATCCAAACATGTACCTTACACCATATAAATGCTCTCATTCTAGATGATCCTGCCAACCCATGGAGATTAATAGGTTTCAATGGATGACCAGATGAATAACAGAAACATGAGTCTTGGTAGCTCTTAAAACACCTCCACACTAAACACTCAGTCCCTTGGCTTTTCTTTGGGGACTTCGATCTTGTAGTCAAAAGAAAAACAGGGGCGCCTGCCAAAGCCACTAGCACCTATGCAACAATTTCGAGCAGCCCTTTTACACTGTGGACTGGTGGATTTAGGCTTTAAAGGTAATTTATTTACAGACTAATGTTTGTACTAAAGATGATTATGTGCAGGAAAGGTTGGACAGGGCATGTGCCACAATTGACTAGAGAGACAGGTTCCCTCAAACCCAAGTCACTCACCTGCAAGCACCCTATTCGGACCACATTCCAATACTTATCACTACATAAGACCAAAGGCAGGTgacaataaggaaaaaaatatgacAAAGATTTGAAGAGCGATGGGCCACCCAACTTGAATGTGGTAATGTGATCCAAAGTGTTCCCTGGGAGCCCAATGTCaagactttttgaaaaaataaagagatgCAGGTTTGCACTTGCAGATTGGGGACGTAACACTTTTGGATCCACAAAGACTCAAttgcaagaaaaacaaaaattgttggAGCAATTATGCTTGCTAAACAGTGCCGCATGTGTAGGCTCCATCAAAGATCTCAAAGTCGACATTAGCAATCTTATTCACTAAGAAGAGCTATTCTGGCGACAAAGATCTTGCTCTATTTGGTGACcagttggggaaaaaaataccAAGTACTTCCATAATCGTGCTAGCCAACACCGACGCAAAAATCACATCTCAAGAATTTTTGACAATGAGGGGAGATGGTGCACATCAGATGTTCGGGTTGCCCAGGTTGCTCAAGCCTATTTTCAGGATTTGTTTTCCTCAACCCAACTAGATAATATAGAGTGTGTCTTAAACTCAATTGAAAGCCATGTCACGCCACAAATGAATGAAAGCCTTACCCAAAGGTACACCTTAGAAGAAGTCCAAACAACCCTATTCCAGATGCACCCATCAAAATCACCAGGTTTGGATGGTATGtcccctttcttttttcaaaaatattggcACATTATAGGCACCGATGTCACGGACGTTGTCCTATCAGTTTTACACTTTGACCatatgtggaaaaaaaaaagaaccatacACATATTGTTctaataccaaaaaataatgaCCCAAAATATTTGGCTGATTATAGACCCATTAGTTTTGGGAATGTTGTCTCTCGAATATTCTCAAAGGTTATTGCTAATCGTTTAAAGCATATTTTGCCTAATGTTATTTCTAATTCTCAAAGTGCCTTTGTGCCAAACCGGCTTATTACTGATAACAAAATAGTTGCATATGAGATCCTGCACAGAATGAGAAACAGAAGGAGAGGGAAGGTGGGACATATAGCAGTCAAGCTAGACATCAGCAAAGTTTATGACCGGGCGGAGTGGACTTTCTTGAAGGGTATCATGCataaattgggttttgataGAAGATGGATGCAATTGGCCATGGAGACAGTCACCACGGCTTCTTACTCAGTCTTTATCAATGGAGAACCAAAGGGTTTCATCACTCAATCTAGGGGCATTAGGCAAGGAGACACATTATCTCCCTACCTTTTTCTCCTATGTGTTGAAGGCCTCTCGGCATTGTTATGTAAAGCAGCAGAAAACAGAGTGCTCAATGGGGTGTTGACTAGCCAACATGGGGTGTGCATTTCCCACATTTTATTTGCCGATGATAGCTTGCTATTTTGCAAAGCCACAGTTGGAGAATGCCAACAAATGCTGAATATCTTGGGCCAATATGAAGCGGCATCGGGTCAAGCCGTCAATCGCCAAAAAACATCCTtgtattttttagcaaaaatacaaAGCCAGATGTAAGGAGGATGATTCAACATATGTTGGGGGTAAGAATAATGACGGACAATGATAGGTACCTTGGCCTACCTATGGCAACTAGAAAATCTAAGGTTAACACCTTTTAAAGATCTACAGAAAAAGATTACAAAGCATGTGATGGGGTGGAAGGAGAAATTCATATCAAAGGTAGGACGTGAGGTTCTAATAAAAATGGTAGCACAGCAATCCCCACATACTCTATGAGCCTATTCAAATTACTCAAATCCATATGTGATAATATAAATTCCTTGCTAGAAAAATATTGGTGGGGACAAAGCCAGGATGAAAGGAAGATTCATTAGATCAATTGGAGGAAACTTTgcacacacaaaaagaagggGGGAATGGGTTTTCGTGATCTACGTGCTTTTAACTTAGCAATGCTCTCTAAGCAAGCCTAGAGGTTAACCGGAGACATCCATTCGCTATTTTACAAGGTATATAAAGCCGGGTATTTTCCAAATTTCTCCTTCATGATGGTTGAACTAGGAAGCAACCCATCTTTTGTTTGGAGAAGTCTCTTGGCAGCAATGAACATTATCTATGCAGGATCTCAATTGTGTGTGGGAGATGGCAGAGATATAGGGGTCTTCGCTCATAAATGGCTACACCACACCTCAACACCACTACATGAGGGTGCATTAGACATACAGGTAAGGGAGCTCATTGATGAAGACTCCAAGCAGTGGAACCGAGGGAAGCTTGAAGCCATGTTTACTCAGGACACAGTGCAAGAAATCTTGACAGTAGCACTCACCAATCTGCATCCCAGGCTCAACAGAAgtatagtaacaataaatactacgcttcagcttttagatatagcTATAGACTAGCCGCAGACTTATAAGATGTGTgggaatatataaatataatgtaatgggatgtaaatatgtaatatataaaatgtaagAATTACTCcaagtattatttatttatttttacatatttctacaaatatttttttttatctttttatctctacaaagtacaaatatatatactattatatttttctgtttgattaatattttttttaaggtgaaccatatttttctaaattctGTTGtagtatattttatttgatatacAACTAAAgtttataagtttcaaatttattattcaaatttctcatctccTAAGGAATAATgagattattataataataagaatatcacaaaattacaaagttatcttaaccaaaattacaatgaaacaaaaggaataaaaaatattctttataataatttattactcaaaaAATTGGTAGGCATATTCGAATTCATAGCGACATAGATTGCGTTTTGACATAAACTCAAATTcctatatctaaaaaaaaaaaaaaagtattaacccaaatcaaaatttaaccaaaggtatagaaggaagagagaaaactttgtaatataaatttaaaaaaaaataataatatcaaaacacatttaaaaaaaaaaaaaaaaaaaccgtcaACCTTAAtctaaattataagaaaaaacaaaaatccgagagagagagagagagagagagaatactcAGTTTTTTTGTGGAGGAAAACATGGATTAATTGCAAGAGGTGAcatcaaatttatacaaaataaaaaagagagaagaagagtcaaaatataagaaagagaaaatgatgaaGGTATCGTAACAGTCAAGTAAAGAGTAGTGGAGAGGTAAAGAGGGAGGATAAAAGTTCAACGAAGTATAATATTAAATGTGGACTAATAGGGACaagaagggtttttttttttttttttttaatatggagaataaaattttagaaaggaACAATAAGAGGTAGAAAATAAGTAGATGATGTGGCGCTGATGTAGCTTGATAGGAGTAtattaacaataaatattaagttACCACCGCGCACTcttggtgcagtggtcactccacaagtataaatatttgtggggtgtggggggacaagggctggggttcaagtctccaagagggagttttacacacatatacgcttagattagactaaagtagaaattcaatcttgtatataaaaaaaataaataaataaaaacaataaacactaaGTTTCAGagttatatgtgtgtgtgtgtattgcaAATTCTTATTCGTCTGCTCTTAAGGGCCCTTCGGACCTCAGGTTTGTGCAAAATAAGATAATGTTGGAAAGCTTATAAGATTATATTTACAACCGTAccaaatttgcatcaaatcacACATCCAGATCAAACTTATTGATGATATAGAAAGAACTATGCATATACTGTATGATTAGATGCACTTGTCTTTAATGGGAAATACAAATAAAAggtttaaattttgacaaaattaaaGTGCAAGTGATTATTGTTCAAATCGAAAATGCAAGGATCAAATTCACACTCACATTAAAATCACAAGGGTGACAATTGTATGAACCCCCTTATTTTAATAGGGGTAAACCTCACAAATGGGCTACAGGAATGCTAAAGACTTAAAAAGAGATTATATAACATATGTTCTAGCCTGTGAAAAGGATACAACAAAGCTAGTCTATTGGTCTCTAATATCTAATTCCAAAGCTAGTCTATTGAGCATATGATATCCACCTTATTGCTgtataatttttgtgttttaattataaaatattaaaaaaaaaaaaaagcatcaaaCCAAGGTTAACAGTTCCCTTAAAGTCAGACAAGATATGCGAACAATTTGGTTACTGTCCTAGAGCAATCTGGTCTTGAAATTCCTTCGTGACTAATATGCcaagcaaataattaaaagtttaaaactttcCTAGAGTAATGAATAACATGGTCAACCGAAAAATACCAACAAGCAAACAACAGTGAATTGGCTTGACTAATAAACCTGATATGTAAAATTTGAATAGCAACAAcaaatagatttatttataaaaaataaaaataaatataaaaaacacacaataaATAGATTCAGTTATTATAATTATTCCTAACAATTATCCCTCAGCAGGGAGTCGCTCCCTGTCGTTTGTGCCCTCTTTGTGTTGCAGCTCTTATAAGATATTCTACCAGAATATCCCGAATGATCCAATGTCCACATCAATAATTGATTCACTTTCCGCATCACTAATTGATTCACAACTGCATGCAATTGAATTGTAAGGAATTACCTGCCCTTCCAAAATCCCTTCCAAGGTACTTTGTATGGTGTTTGCAACCTTAGTCATTGAGGGGTGAAGTACACTTTGTATACTTACACAATCCAATGCTAGGGTTGCAACATTTGCCAGTGCCTCCATTTCCAATGGGGTAGGTGGTGGTACTTTTGGGTCCAAAAACTTGTGAATTTTCTTTTGGGCTATGTATGGCGCTACAAAATCAACTATACACCTTTCCTCATAATGATCATCTGCATGAAATTGCTTGCTCCCGGACAACATTTCTAGCAATACTTTTCCAAAGCTGTACACATCAACCCTGTTTGTCGAACGTAAAATACTACGGAACTCAGGATCTATGCCACCATCGGTGCCTATCGCTTTATTGATGACATGATCACACCATTTGGAGGCATTCATAGATCTGTTGAAATTAGACAGCTTGGTAGTCAACGTGGCATCTAGGAATATGTTAGACGGTTCGATATTGCGATGTATGATTGATGGTACTGCATACATGTGTAGGAATTCAATGCCTCTAGCTATGTCTAGTGCCACTTTAATCCAGGCAGCCCATGACATTAGAGAAGTACTTTTAGGATTGTGAAGATGGCCACTAAGGGTACCATATTCCACGTCCTCGTAGACCAATAAGCCATCCTTACCATCTTCACAAAATCCCAATAAGCGAACAACATTCTTGTGATCGAGTCGGGACCAAGCTTCCCCTCGACGTGGGAATTCATTTACAAATTGCTCAGACATTGACATTTTAGCACGATGAATAGTCACTTCTCGGCCATCATCTAAAATGGCACGGTACAGTGAACCAAAGTCATTTTCTCCAATCTTGCAATCTTTTGAAAAGTTGTTAGTGGCATCAAGTAGcattttcaaaggaaaattttcCCCAACTATATTTCCCACGCCTTTGAATCTTGTTGTTAGGATTGTGTGTCTAGGTCTTTTGGAACTGTTTGTTTTTGACTTGGCTGcaaaaaataatgacaataTGGAATTTATTTTGGAATGAGAGAATTTTAGAGGTGTTCGGTTAGATTTTGAACTATTACTGCTCTTCGGCTTAAGAATCTCTTCGAAGTTTGCTGTACGTCCAGGGTTTGCTGTGCTGGAAGGATCAACAGGAAGTATTTCATAAATTTCAGAACTACTGTCTGTTTCAGACCTACCTGGTGGGAAGCATGACGATATAGAATAAGAGATTGTGCTGCTGCACAAGGTGTTTCATTAGATTTTGAACAATTATCATCTGTATCAATTTCAGACACGGCAGGTGGGAAGAGTAATGAAATGGAAAGACTTCTTGCTCCATTAGCATCAGTGTCAGAGTTGTTGGTTGGAATTGGATTTGTTCCATTCAATACAGAATTAGAGAATTGTGTTGCTGCGTGAGGTGCTTCATTAGATTCTGAACAGCTATCATCTGTTTCAATTTCAGACATGTCATGTGGAAAGAGTAATGAAATGGAAAGACTTCTTGCTCCATTAGCATCAGTGTAAGTGTTGTTGGCTGGAATTGGATTTGCTCCATTCAATACAGAACTAACAGACTCCAACTTGGCCGATGGGGTAAATGAGTACTCTACGAGTGATGGAATTCTTTCTTCACTAATTGTTGGACTACCAAGTTCTGAGTTGTTGGCTACAAATTCTGCAACCAAAAATATCGAAATCTGATGAGAAAATATCTAATTCTCATTAATTATCAAAAGAAGTAATAACAAAGTGAGTTGAGAATGAGAACATTGACCAGAGCATTGCATTtattgtgattttatttttattttagtatttatttcTGATTTCagcctttttagttttttatttttttttttcatttcatagaATTAAGAAATTCATAACTCATTGGCAAAACATATATACTATCATCCCTAGAGATAAAGCAAGTATTAGTGCAGAGATCGAGTAACTTGTAACCCTTAATAGCGAAAGTGtactaaaaaaatacacattgctTAGCTTTAGGATTGAATTTGGACCTATTATGGGCTATAGTAGAGGTAAAACAAAGGCAATTAAAAACTTTAAGGTGTGAATATAAAGGAATCTGCTTATAGAGTAGTTTATAGGGAgacttattatttaaaattagggTGTGAAGCCTGTTAATAATGTGCACAACAGTGAGTATACAATCACCCCAATACATCAAAGGAACATTAGTGTGTAACCTCAAGGCCCTTTCTACACATAGAATGTGTTGATGTTTCCTCTCCACAACTAAATTCTATTGTGGAGTAGCAACACAACTATGTTGGTGTATGATTCCATGAGTTTAAAACAATTCAATCATGAAAAACTCCAAGGGCATTGTCTAGACAATAGTAAAGGTCTGGTGTTTGACTTGGATTTTATAAGATAAATCCAAGATGATATAGTGTGGTCATCAACTATGGTACGAAAAATATATGTAACCCACCACACATCAcaatgaatcaaatcaaaagCTTCAATTctaaaatgataatgaaaaggAAATAGAAGCCTCTTTTGTTTTGCATGAGGAAAAAATGTCACTAGTCCTGTTTGAAGTGGCATTTACATCTGGTAGAACATCCCTTCAACACAAAACCCTAGAATTTGAGGGATGCCCCTATCTAAGGTGCCACAGCTTACTCATGTCACTAGAGTtcaaagtaaaattgaaaaagaatttatgtacaagaagaagaaaggaaggaaGAACAGAATTACTAGTGTTTGAGAAGTTTAATTTTGTAGCAAGTGGATTCCATTATGAACCTCACCCACATCAATCGGCCTTTAGCATATAAGGTCCTATATGAAGCAGAATTTTGATAGTTTGACGAGACAACATAGGAGTTTTTGAGTAAGCAGACTAAGATATAATAAATTGAAGGAAAATGTAGGCACACGTAGGACATTTTCAAGGAAAAGTTGGACTGAAATTCTAACAAATCCTGTGAGTGTTAACATAGCTATTTCACTATTTGGAAGTTCCACAAGACACTGCTTAACAAATGTGATAGTGGTAAGTAGAGCTACAAAATGCACAATGTTTTGTAGCTCCGGTACCCACAACCAATTTATCTCCCTCATATGCATGTCTACTAACCACttccttttgtgttttttttttttttttccagaaaatATTGAATGCCTCAAATCACAACTAAAATCAAGACTATGAAAGTTctgcaaagaagaaaaattaccTGCCATAGAAGTGGAGTGAGCGGCTAGCTGAATTACATTGTTGGTCATGTGAGTTTCATTATTAGTGAAAGCAAAATTGCTTGACTGAATCTGAGTTCCCAACATAGCCAAGAACAGTTGACATTGCTCCTGAGTGAATGTAAATGAAGTAGACGCAGAACTAGAATTCTTTTCAACAGTGTAACCATTCATTCCACAATGATTGCAAGTGGGATTTTCTTTCCCCTTAGAGTTCTTGTTATTTTTGCttcttgaagaagaagataccTTAGTAACTGGGGTTGGTGATTCCACATGAGGACTTGAATTGTTTCCCACACTAcacttcctttcttcttgaattaGCAAAGAGTACACTTTGTTGATGGATGGGAGAGGATCCATCAACAAAATTTGTGCCCTAACTCGAGCATAGGTGTCATTAAGACCCATTAAGAATTGCATCAATAAATCTTGATGTTGAAGATCATTGAGTTTCTGACCTAAGTTGCATGTGCAAAATCCACAAGAATATATTGGAAAAGGTCGAAATTTTTGCAATTGATCCCAAAGCACGTTCAATTGAGTGAAATATGATGTAATTGATGATTGACCTTGAGTAACTCCAGCAATATCCTTCTGTAATTGAAAAACTCGTGGTCCATTTGCTTGTGAAAGTCTTTGCCTAACGTCGTTCCAGATTTCAAGAGCAGTGTCCTTATCCATTTGCTACTCTATCAATATTCAATACATCGAAATCTGATAAGAAAATATCTAATTCTCATTAATTAGCAAAAGTAGTTACAACTCTTGTTGTTTCTATGTTCTTTTTAGTACAGATTAATAAAATTGGTTACACAgtaattctaaaataaaaaaattggttataCATTAAACGTAACTAACTAACTTAACCTATTGGTTAATTACACTATGACTGTTGTACATGTACAAGCAAATGACAAACGCTATAATGGACATTGTAGCTTAATTGACACATCTCCATGTATAAAGTACTTGGGGTCTACGGATAAAAGGATTTGGGATGTGGGGTTAGCACCCACATATTGTAACTAGCTAAAACAAACTGCAACGTAGGAAACCATAACAATTGTCGTTTTTGCAAAATGTACAAGAAATTCAGGAGAATACTTATTGCTTTGTTTcaattctttgacaaaaaatTGTGCAATACAAAACGATAAGCTGCAATTATATattcagatattaaaattttcttgtcTAATTCGAAATTCTTTGAAACTTGGATCAACTTGGTGCATCCGCTGCTGATCCTGGGCATAAAATTCTGGGAGATAAATatgactgagagagagagagagagagaattgcaTATCATAAAGGTGTGTTGGTATTCAAAATTTACAAGAATTTGGAAGTTTTAGCGAAGATACATTCTCAAGCACTCTCTTGCCGTGCTCTTTCTGTGTGATTGACTAGACCGAGGGCCAAGTTCACTTTCCAGAAGAAATAAAACTAAGAAGAGGAAGTTTGCACTGCGCTCAACAGTTTCCTACTAGCGACAAGCTCTATTTGTGAGTCAAAAAAAGTGACTTTGACTAAATCGGTTCGAGGAATCCGATTTAGTCAATTTGTATATGCGGTTAATGTAGTCACTCTCTAATATATTGATACAGGAATTACAGAGTTTTTTCTTAAGCTGCTTTGGCGGCTGGTGTAACTCTTTGTTGAGCAAGTTACTGTAGTGGGATGGATATTGGGCCATTTAACATGGGCCCAAACAGTGGACAAACCCAACATTGACTAGCCCATTTTGGTGATAAACATAGATCCTCGGGCTATAGGTCCTCTCCCACGCCCAATACCAAGTTCACATCCGAGGCTTGTCCGAACTACCCAGGTAAAATCCTAAAGAAGGTAAAACTTCTCCAAGGTAGCTTTTCAAAGCTTCCTGATGATTCCACTAGGACTACCTCAACTATTAATGCAATTGCCTAAGAACTCTAAATAAAAGAAGGCCCActtgtaaaaagaaaattatatatataatatatttatgtatatattttaattacaaaaaaaaaaattcttttattggtcaataaaatgaattaaaaaaaaagaaaaaaaagcccaTATTCTAAAATAGAGCACTGAACAGTCTACCCATAGCAGTGCATACAGCCCTGCACATTCTAATTCTACACAGGCCATAGGCCCACAGCTCACAGCTCACAGCTGGCCCCTCACACTAACCCACCCACACTCAGTGTATCTGCACACGGCACACACCCACTCtatctttcactctcttttttttttttatgcaagctttttactttattaaatattatgagTTATCACGCGAATTAATAGTTTGATGTATATCATATCAACTCATTTATAAGTTATCATACCAATTaataaatagattttaaataaaaaaattaataaatattatttaatttaaatttaatatttaaatataaaaatatcctgcttaaaattttcgtctagaataaagtttagttacaaaattgattataaaataaggttacaaccttattcaatatctttttattggaagtgaattttgataaattcaccattgtattacattttcttcttaaatcgttcatacttacaaaatttctagaaaattaaaaattaataactatgttatcaataaattgttaaaattacaaatttttgtaatttaaaattatgcataaaatataatcttataaatcatatagtaaataatatccaattgacacaaaatttgacatgtatattaagagcataaagaacatataatctaacggtcagattttcaaaatatat from Castanea sativa cultivar Marrone di Chiusa Pesio chromosome 11, ASM4071231v1 harbors:
- the LOC142615565 gene encoding serine/threonine-protein kinase-like protein CCR4, whose protein sequence is MLLDATNNFSKDCKIGENDFGSLYRAILDDGREVTIHRAKMSMSEQFVNEFPRRGEAWSRLDHKNVVRLLGFCEDGKDGLLVYEDVEYGTLSGHLHNPKSTSLMSWAAWIKVALDIARGIEFLHMYAVPSIIHRNIEPSNIFLDATLTTKLSNFNRSMNASKWCDHVINKAIGTDGGIDPEFRSILRSTNRVDVYSFGKVLLEMLSGSKQFHADDHYEERCIVDFVAPYIAQKKIHKFLDPKVPPPTPLEMEALANVATLALDCVSIQSVLHPSMTKVANTIQSTLEGILEGQVIPYNSIACSCESISDAESESIIDVDIGSFGIFW